In a single window of the Methanolobus psychrophilus R15 genome:
- a CDS encoding sodium/hydrogen exchanger gives MVGIIIVGALIGPNALNILERNDTIILLGEIGLVYLMFIAGLEININKFIEKLDRSLVFGMLSFLIPQIAGTLVGYYLLDLSFPAALLFASVFASHTLLAYPVIKKLGIVNNEAIAAAVGGTILTDTLALMVLAIVVSSMEGNLDMSFWIQLAAGLGLFFAGSWLIVPRIARWFFSKLTEESYFEFLFVLAVAFVIAYLAEVAGVEPIIGAFFAGLLLNRLIPNSSPLMNRIEFVGNALFIPFFLLSVGMLVNAGAFLEGGSQLTLALWLIGLVLITKLAAAWITGRVYGYGNDQVMSMFGLSVGQAAAALAIVLIGFEAGLFGHDMINAVVMMILVISIISPNIVERYGGRVSLAEQATYGPAESAPRVLVSFSIHSTYKQLLLDLALMIRDHKSDEPLHVISVVKRNNDNSKKNVAEAERMLRETTAYAACAEVPVLTHVRLNYNIASGIMKAVLENRISTIVMGWDGAHAPKESVIGSIIDQLLRGTEKLVLVSLIRHPLCNTKGITLIIPPGIDHNAGFYSVVDAVGRISEGTAAPVKALVVRDEAVIYEKVCKRVIPDIPIRFESLGSWSDLINMLHSKEWSRDELIITANARRDTPGWHPVLQTLPKRISSFFEGNLLMAYPPTEEQADEMEFF, from the coding sequence ATGGTAGGCATCATAATAGTCGGTGCTCTGATTGGACCCAATGCATTGAATATACTCGAGCGTAATGATACGATCATACTTCTTGGGGAAATTGGCCTTGTTTACTTGATGTTTATAGCCGGGCTGGAAATAAACATAAACAAGTTCATCGAAAAGCTTGACAGAAGCCTGGTCTTTGGTATGCTGTCTTTTTTAATCCCGCAGATAGCAGGTACACTTGTCGGATATTACCTGCTGGACCTCTCCTTCCCTGCAGCCCTGCTCTTTGCTTCTGTTTTTGCCTCGCACACCCTGCTGGCATACCCTGTCATCAAGAAGCTTGGTATAGTTAACAACGAAGCTATAGCAGCAGCTGTTGGTGGTACAATACTGACAGACACCCTTGCACTCATGGTTCTTGCGATCGTGGTTTCTTCTATGGAAGGCAATCTGGACATGTCTTTCTGGATACAACTGGCAGCAGGGCTTGGTCTGTTCTTTGCAGGGTCCTGGTTAATTGTGCCACGCATTGCCAGGTGGTTCTTCAGTAAGCTCACAGAGGAGAGTTACTTTGAATTCCTTTTTGTGCTGGCTGTCGCTTTTGTAATTGCATATCTTGCCGAGGTGGCAGGTGTGGAGCCAATTATCGGTGCGTTTTTTGCCGGACTTTTGCTCAACCGCCTGATTCCCAACAGCAGCCCTCTAATGAACAGGATCGAGTTTGTAGGGAATGCGCTCTTCATACCTTTTTTCCTGCTGTCTGTGGGCATGCTGGTGAATGCAGGTGCATTTCTGGAAGGTGGGAGTCAGCTCACACTGGCACTATGGCTGATTGGCCTTGTGCTCATTACAAAGCTGGCAGCTGCCTGGATAACAGGCCGGGTTTATGGTTATGGCAACGATCAGGTGATGAGCATGTTCGGGCTGTCAGTAGGCCAGGCGGCTGCTGCGCTTGCAATTGTGCTTATTGGTTTTGAAGCAGGGCTTTTTGGCCATGACATGATAAATGCCGTAGTAATGATGATCCTTGTTATCTCAATAATAAGTCCTAACATCGTTGAACGTTATGGGGGAAGGGTGTCCCTTGCAGAACAGGCAACATACGGTCCCGCCGAATCAGCTCCGCGTGTGCTGGTATCATTTTCAATACATTCTACATATAAGCAGCTCCTGCTTGACCTGGCCCTGATGATCCGGGATCATAAATCTGATGAGCCATTGCATGTAATTTCGGTTGTGAAACGTAATAATGATAACTCTAAAAAAAATGTTGCAGAAGCTGAAAGGATGCTGCGGGAGACTACTGCATACGCAGCCTGCGCCGAAGTGCCGGTCCTTACTCATGTACGTCTTAATTACAACATAGCTTCCGGTATAATGAAAGCAGTTCTTGAGAACAGGATATCGACTATCGTGATGGGTTGGGATGGTGCCCATGCTCCCAAGGAAAGTGTGATAGGTTCTATTATCGACCAGCTTCTTCGCGGCACCGAAAAACTGGTGCTTGTCTCATTGATAAGGCATCCTTTGTGCAATACAAAAGGGATCACTCTTATAATACCACCAGGTATCGATCACAATGCAGGGTTCTACTCGGTAGTGGATGCAGTGGGGAGGATATCTGAAGGTACGGCAGCACCGGTAAAAGCACTGGTAGTCAGAGATGAAGCCGTAATATATGAGAAAGTATGTAAAAGAGTAATTCCTGACATTCCCATCAGGTTTGAAAGCCTTGGTAGCTGGAGTGATCTTATCAACATGCTGCATTCAAAAGAATGGTCCCGGGATGAGCTGATAATTACTGCCAATGCCCGGCGAGATACTCCCGGCTGGCACCCTGTGCTCCAAACACTGCCAAAGCGTATTTCCTCGTTCTTTGAAGGCAATCTGCTCATGGCATACCCGCCAACAGAAGAACAAGCAGATGAAATGGAATTCTTTTGA
- a CDS encoding small multidrug resistance protein: MEWIYLVVAGVFETGWAVGMKYSQGMTRFYPTVFMVMCLVISMLLLERSLRVLPIGTGYAVWTGIGIIGTTILGIYLFNESADVLRILCIVMIATGIIGLKIFSVN, encoded by the coding sequence ATGGAATGGATATATCTCGTAGTCGCAGGGGTGTTTGAGACCGGCTGGGCGGTCGGCATGAAATACAGTCAAGGGATGACCAGATTCTATCCGACGGTCTTTATGGTCATGTGCCTGGTCATTAGCATGCTCCTGCTGGAAAGATCATTACGGGTGCTTCCGATTGGTACAGGATATGCCGTATGGACAGGGATTGGCATTATAGGCACGACCATACTTGGAATATACCTTTTTAATGAATCTGCGGATGTGCTGCGCATATTGTGTATTGTCATGATAGCCACAGGGATAATCGGTCTTAAGATATTCTCCGTCAATTAA